In the Treponema maltophilum ATCC 51939 genome, GTCGGCAACGGCCTTTTTGAAAGACATGGGAGCCGCAGCGGCCTCGAACGGAGCGGTCGGTTTGTATCATGTTGAAGGATTGACGCCCGAAGCCGTCGAGCTCGGCCAGACGCTGCTTCAAAAAAACGCCCAAGAATATATTATAGACGATGCGGAACTCGAACGCGTAAGAGCGTCGTATCCGTGCATTTGGAAAAATCCGGATGCAAAGCCGAAACTTTGCTTTATCGGCTGTCCGCACTTGTCGCTTGCACAGCTTAAATCGTGGACCGAGCGCTTGGAAAAATTCGGCGGCAAATTGAAGGTGCCCGTCATTATGACATGTGCGCCCGGCGTTGAAAAAGAATTTGCAAAAACCCCGTATGCCGAAAAGCTCAAAAAAACGGGAGTCATACTCAGCAGTATTTGCCCGCTTATGTATATGAACAATCCTCTGTGCGGAAAAATGCCGGTTATCACGAATTCGAACAAACTGCGCACGTACACAAGCGCCCGCTATTATACCGATGACGAAATCTTTACCTACATTACGACGGGAGAAGCACAATGAAAACATTTAAAGGACGAGTTATTGCAAGGGGCAGTGCAAAGGCGAAAGCGCTTGTTTCACGGAACGGATTCAATACGCTGGCAAGCTACCAAAAGAGCCTTATGTTCGGCGATAAAAAAGGTACGTGTTCCGACCAAAACAATCCCGACGTATACGGAAAAGAACTCGCCGGTTCGGCCCTGTGCCTGCCGCAGACAATCGGCTCTACGACCGGCGGCATGGTGCTGTTTACGGCAGCCTCTTTCGGCCGCCAGCCGGCATGCATGCTGTTTTCAAAACCGATAGACTCGCTTGCCGCCGCCGGCGCCATTTTGGCGGATGTGTGGACGGACGCAAACATGCCGGTTGTGGACAGTCTCGGCGACGAGTTTTTGCAAACCGTGCAAACGGGCATGACCGTTTCGGTAGCGGAAGACGGAACCGTAACGCTCGAAGCCTGACTTAATCTTCTTTAAAATGTAGCGGCTGAGAAAATATCGATTTTCGAAAGACGCTGCATTCGTGCGCGTAAGCGCACGATAATCCGCGATGTTTCGGCTTGCCGAAACTCGGCGTTTAACAAGGCCGCGCTATTTCAGCGGCCGAAGTTAAACCTCATATAAGGTACCGACTTTTTCGCATTCGGCATTGCGAGCGGCGCAATACGTTCCTTTTGCAAGGGCTGCGGCAATATCCGGCTTTCCGCCGTGCGAAAAAGAAGTTTTAAGATACTCGTATAAAAAGCCCGAAGAAAACGAATCGCCGCAGCCGATGGGATTCA is a window encoding:
- a CDS encoding aconitase X swivel domain-containing protein, with amino-acid sequence MKTFKGRVIARGSAKAKALVSRNGFNTLASYQKSLMFGDKKGTCSDQNNPDVYGKELAGSALCLPQTIGSTTGGMVLFTAASFGRQPACMLFSKPIDSLAAAGAILADVWTDANMPVVDSLGDEFLQTVQTGMTVSVAEDGTVTLEA